A DNA window from Pleuronectes platessa chromosome 19, fPlePla1.1, whole genome shotgun sequence contains the following coding sequences:
- the fam163ba gene encoding protein FAM163B, which translates to MTAGTVVITGGILATVILLLIIAVLCYCRLQYYCCKKEESESEEEEPDFAVTSRLPPVHSNHNIVAATAAASSIPNGPALFSTPPLARKLTRSQTFCPSCTHYEMPFYLQPPQPQIHHQPDGLRNGGDRISYRSVQQQELDLPVPVNISNYRKPNLARSVTMRDMFARSCSISTDV; encoded by the exons ATGACAGCCGGGACAGTGGTCATCACTGGTGGAATTCTTGCTACGGTTATATTACTCCTTATCATCGCAGTACTGTGCTACTGCAGGCTGCAG TATTATTGCTGTAAGAAGGAAGAGTCggagtcggaggaggaggagcccgaCTTTGCCGTTACGTCCCGCCTACCGCCAGTCCACTCCAATCATAACATTGTGGCGGCGACGGCCGCCGCCTCCTCCATCCCCAATGGCCCTGCCCTGTTCTCCACCCCTCCGCTGGCCAGGAAACTGACTCGCTCACAGaccttctgtccatcctgtACACACTATGAGATGCCTTTCTACCTCCagccccctcagccacagatcCACCACCAACCAGATGGATTGAGGAACGGAGGCGACCGGATCAGCTACCGCAGCGtccagcagcaggagctggacCTGCCAGTGCCTGTGAACATTTCAAACTATCGCAAACCGAACCTCGCCCGGTCTGTCACCATGAGGGACATGTTCGCACgcagctgcagcatcagcactgATGTGTAG
- the swi5 gene encoding DNA repair protein SWI5 homolog, with the protein MNSEQPTETSRGEDTCSGSTPEQSDVKKAANKRTPFSRFKRVHSNFKSPIQVTERAKVTPAEEVAELEQRRDQLDAEIAQLEAEGCIVEELEHHIDMLHEYNDIKDIGQSLLGRIADLRGTTTRDLYSHFGLELED; encoded by the exons ATGAACTCTGAGCAGCCGACTGAAACCAGCCGCGGGGAAGATACGTGTTCGGGATCAACGCCGGAGCAGAGCGACGTGAAGAAAGCAGCTAACAAGCG AACGCCATTTTCCAGATTTAAGAGGGTGCACTCCAACTTCAAATCACCT ATTCAAGTAACTGAGAGGGCCAAAGTTACTCCTGCAGAGGAGGTGGCCGAGctagagcagaggagagatcaGCTGGATGCAGAGATAGCACAGCTGGAGGCTGA GGGATGCATCGTAGAGGAGCTGGAACATCATATTGATATGCTGCATGAATACAATGACATCAAAGACATTGGACAATCACTCCTGGGTCGTATTG CTGATCTGAGGGGGACCACCACACGAGATCTCTACAGCCACTTTGGTCTGGAGCTGGAAGactga